In Balaenoptera acutorostrata chromosome 12, mBalAcu1.1, whole genome shotgun sequence, a single window of DNA contains:
- the IFT172 gene encoding intraflagellar transport protein 172 homolog, giving the protein MQLKHLRTLLSPQDGAAKVTCMAWSQNNAKFAVCAVDRVVLLYDEHGERRDKFSTKPADMKYGRKSYMVKGMAFSPDSTKIAIGQTDNIIYVYKIGEDWGDKKVICNKFIQTSAVTCLQWPAEYIIVFGLAEGKVRLANTKTNKSSTIYGTDSYVVSLTTNCSGKGILSGHADGTIVRYFFDDEGSGESQGKLVNHPCPPYALAWATNSIVAAGCDRRIVAYGKEGHVLQTFDYSRDPQEREFTTAAASPGGQSVVLGSYDRLRVLNWSPRRSIWEEAKPKEIANLYTITALAWKRDGSRLCAGTLCGGVEQFDCCLRRSIYKNKFELTYVGPSQVIVKNLSSGTRVVLKSHYGYEVEEVKILGKERYLVAHTSDTLLLGDLNTNRLSEVAWQGSGGNEKYFFENENVCMIFNAGELTLVEYGSNDTLGSVRTEFMNPHLISVRINERHQRGMEDNKKLAYLVDIKTIAVVDLIGGYNIGTISHESRVDWLELNETGHKLLFRDRKLRLHLYDIESCSKTMILSFCSYVQWVPGSDVLVAQNRNNLCVWYNIEAPERVTMSSIRGDVVGLERGGGKTEVMVTEGVTTVAYTLDEGLIEFGTAIDDGNYTRAAAFLETLEMTPETEAMWKTLSKLSLEARQLHIAERCFSALGHVAKARFLHETNEIADQVSREYGGEGTDFYQVRARLAMLEKNYKLAEMIFLEQNAVEEAMDMYQELHRWDECIAVAEAKGHPALEKLRRGYYQWLMDTQQEERAGELQESQGDGLAAISLYLKAGLPAKAARLVLTREELLATTELVEHITAALIKSELYERAGDLFEKVRNPQRALECYCKGNAFMKAVELARLAFPVEVVRLEEAWGDHLVQQKQLDAAINHYIEARCSIKAIEAALGARQWKKAIYILDLQDQNTASKYYPRVAQHYASLQEYEIAEELYTKGDRTKDAIDMYTQAGRWEQAHKLAMKCMRPEDVSVLYITQAQEMEKQGKYREAERLYVTVEEPDLAITMFKKHKLYDDMIRLVGKHHPDLLSDTHLHLGKELEAEGRLQEAEYHYLEAQEWKATVNMYRCSGLWEEAYRVAKAHGGANAQKHVAYLWAKSLGGEAAVRLLNKLGLLEAAIDHAADNCSFEFAFELSRLALKHKTPEIHLRYAMYLEDEGKFEEAEAEFIRAGKPKEAVLMFVHNQDWEAAQRVAEAHDPDSVTEVLMGQARGALEEKDFQKAEGLLLRAQRPGLALNYYKEAGLWSDALRICKDYMPGQLEALQEEYEREATKKGARGMEGLVEQARQWEQAGEYSRAVDCYLKVRDAGSSSLVEKCWMKAAELSIKFLPPQRSLEVVRAVGPQLIGIGKHSAAAELYLNLDLVKEAIDAFLEGEEWNKAKRVAKELDPRYEDYVDQHYKEFLKNQGKVDSLVGVDVAAALDLYVEQGQWDKCVETATKQNYKILHKYVALYATHLIREGDYAQALALYVQHGAPANPQNFNIYRRIFTDMVSSPGTNSAEAYHNWADLRDVLFNLCENLVKSSEANSPAHEEFETMLLIAHYYATRSAAQSIKQLETVAARLSVSLLRHTQLLPADKAFYEAGIAAKAVGWENMAFIFLNRFLDLTDAIEEGTLDALDHSDFQDTDIPFEVPLPAKQHVPEAQREEVRDWVLTISMDQRLEQVLPRDERGAYEASLVAASTGVRALPCLITGYPILRNKIEFKRPGKAANKDNWNKFLMAIKTSHSPVCQDVLKFISQWCGGLPSTSFSFQ; this is encoded by the exons GGGTGACAAGAAAGTCATCTGTAACAAGTTCATCCAGACG aGTGCTGTTACTTGTCTGCAGTGGCCAGCAGAATACATCATTGTCTTTGGACTGGCTGAAGGGAAG GTTCGTTTAGCAAACACCAAAACTAATAAATCATCTACCATCTATGGGACAGATTCTTACGTGGTGTCCCTGACAACGAA TTGCTCTGGGAAAGGAATTCTCTCTGGTCATGCAGATGGCACCATTGTTAGGTATTTCTTTGATGATGAAGGCTCTGGAGAGTCACAG GGGAAGTTGGTGAACCACCCATGCCCACCCTATGCCTTGGCTTGGGCAACCAACAGCATTGTGGCTGCAGGCTGTGATCGGAGGATTGTGGCCTATGGAAAGGAAGGCCACGTGCTACAAACTTTTGACTATAGCCGTGACCCTCAGGAACGGGAGTTCACCACAGCTGCAGCAAGTCCTGGGGGCCAGTCTGTTGTGCTGGGAAGTTATGACAG ACTTCGGGTACTCAACTGGAGCCCTCGAAGAAGCATCTGGGAAGAGGCAAAGCCCAAGGAGATTGCCAACTTATACACCATCACTGCCTTGGCCTGGAAGCGGGATGGCTCACGACTCTGTGCG GGCACACTCTGTGGTGGAGTGGAACAGTTTGACTGCTGCCTCCGAAGGAGCATTTACAAGAATAAGTTTGAGTTGACGTATGTGGGACCTAGCCAG GTGATTGTGAAGAACCTCTCATCGGGGACCCGAGTGGTACTCAAGTCACACTATGGCTATGAGGTGGAAGAGGTGAAAATCCTGGGGAAGGAACGCTACCTGGTGGCCCACACGTCAGACACACTGTTGCTGGGGGACCTGAACACTAATCGCCTTAGTGAG GTAGCTTGGCAGGGATCTGGTGGCAATGAGAagtatttctttgaaaatgaaaat GTATGCATGATCTTCAATGCTGGAGAGCTAACGCTGGTGGAATATGGGAGTAATGATACCCTGGGTTCTGTACGTACTGAATTCATGAACCCCCATCTCATCAG TGTCCGTATTAATGAGAGGCACCAGCGAGGAATGGAGGATAATAAGAAATTGGCTTATCTTGTTGATATTAAGACTATCGCTGTAG TGGACCTGATTGGTGGCTACAACATTGGCACCATCAGCCATGAGAGCCGTGTGGATTGGCTGGAACTTAATGAGACTGGGCACAAGCTTCTCTTCAGGGACCGGAAACTTCGT TTGCACCTGTACGACATTGAGAGCTGCTCTAAGACAATGATCCTCAGCTTCTGCTCCTACGTGCAGTGGGTCCCAGGAAGTGATGTGCTGGTAGCTCAGAACCGAAACAACTTGTGTGTGTGGTACAACATTGAGGCACCTGAGAGAGTCACCATGTCCTCTATCAGG GGTGATGTTGTAGGTCTGGAGCGGGGCGGGGGAAAGACCGAGGTGATGGTGACTGAAGGTGTGACTACAGTTGCCTACACACTGGATGAGGGCCTTATTGAGTTTGGAACAGCCATTGATGATGGCAACTACACCAG gGCAGCAGCCTTCTTGGAGACTCTGGAAATGACCCCAGAAACAGAGGCAATGTGGAAAACCTTGAGTAAGCTGTCACTGGAAGCAAGGCAGCTACACATTGCTGAGAG GTGCTTTTCTGCTTTGGGCCATGTAGCAAAAGCTCGATTCCTACATGAGACCAATGAGATTGCAGATCAAGTGTCTCGGGAATAT GGTGGAGAAGGAACAGACTTTTATCAGGTCCGAGCACGTCTAGCCATGCTGGAGAAGAACTACAAGCTGGCCGAAATGATCTTCTTAGAACAG AACGCTGTTGAGGAGGCCATGGACATGTACCAGGAGCTACACCGTTGGGACGAATGTATCGCTGTGGCTGAGGCCAAG GGGCACCCAGCCCTAGAGAAGCTGCGCCGGGGTTACTACCAGTGGCTGATGGACACACAGCAAGAGGAGCGAGCAGGCGAACTTCAGGAGAGCCAAGGGGATGGGCTAGCAGCCATCAGCCTCTACCTCAAAGCTGGGCTCCCTGCCAAAGCTGCTCGGCTGGTGCTGAcccgagaggagctgctggccacCACAGAGCTGGTAGAGCACATCACTGCAGCCCTTATCAAGAGCGAACTGTATGAAAGG GCAGGTGATCTCTTTGAGAAGGTTCGAAATCCACAGCGGGCCCTGGAGTGCTACTGTAAAGGCAACGCGTTCATGAAAG CGGTGGAGCTGGCTCGATTGGCATTcccagtggaggtggtgagactAGAGGAGGCGTGGGGGGACCACTTGGTGCAGCAGAAGCAGCTTGATGCGGCCATTAATCACTACATTGAAGCCAG GTGCTCCATTAAGGCAATTGAGGCTGCCCTGGGTGCCCGCCAGTGGAAGAAGGCAATTTATATATTAGATCTACAGGACCAGAACACTGCGTCCAAATACTATCCTCGTGTGGCCCAACACTATGCGTCTCTGCAGGAGTATGAG ATTGCTGAGGAGCTCTACACTAAGGGAGACCGGACGAAAGATGCCATAGACATGTACACCCAGGCTGGCCGCTGGGAGCAAGCCCACAAG CTGGCGATGAAGTGCATGAGACCAGAAGATGTGTCGGTGCTGTACATCACCCAGGCTCAGGAGATGGAGAAGCAGGGCAAGTACCGAGAGGCTGAAAG GCTATATGTGACAGTGGAAGAGCCTGATCTTGCCATCACCATGTTCAAAAAGCACAAGTTGTATGATGATATGATCCGCCTAGTAGGGAAGCACCACCCAGATCTCCTCAGCGACACACACCTACATCTGGGCAAG GAGCTGGAGGCTGAAGGCCGCCTACAGGAGGCTGAATATCACTACCTCGAGGCCCAGGAGTGGAAGGCAACAGTGAATATGTACCGGTGCAGTGGGCTTTGGGAAGAGGCCTACCGG GTGGCCAAGGCTCACGGAGGAGCTAATGCCCAGAAACACGTGGCCTATCTGTGGGCAAAGAGCCTGGGAGGTGAGGCTGCAGTTAGACTGCTGAATAAGCTGGGACTCCTGGAAGCTGCTATCGACCATGCTGCTGACAACTG CTCCTTTGAATTTGCTTTTGAACTCTCTCGGCTGGCCCTCAAGCACAAAACTCCTGAGATTCATCTCAGATACGCTATGTACCTGGAGGATGAG GGAAAATTTGAAGAGGCTGAAGCTGAATTCATCAGGGCTGGTAAACCCAAGGAAGCAGTCCTCAT GTTTGTCCATAACCAGGACTGGGAGGCAGCTCAGCGTGTGGCCGAGGCCCACGACCCTGACAGCGTCACTGAGGTGCTCATGGGGCAGGCCCGGGGGGCCTTGGAGGAAAAGGACTTCCAGAAAGCAGAAGGGCTGCTGCTTCGGGCCCAGAGACCGGGCCTGGCCCTCAATTACTATAAG GAGGCTGGACTATGGAGCGATGCCCTGCGGATCTGCAAGGACTACATGCCTGGCCAGCTGGAGGCACTGCAGGAAGAGTATGAGCGGGAAGCTACCAAGAAGGGGGCCAG GGGCATGGAAGGACTGGTGGAACAGGCTCGACAGTGGGAGCAGGCTGGAGAATACAGCCGTGCAGTCGACTGTTACCTCAAAGTGCGGGATGCAGGGAGCAGCAGCCTGGTGGAGAAGTGCTGGATGAAG GCAGCTGAACTCTCCATCAAGTTTCTACCTCCCCAACGCAGTCTGGAAGTAGTTCGGGCTGTGGGACCCCAGCTGATTGGAATTGGAAAGCACAGTGCA GCTGCAGAGCTCTATCTGAACCTGGACCTAGTCAAGGAAGCGATCGATGCTTTCCTTGAGGGTGAGGAATGGAACAAGGCCAAGCGTGTGGCTAAGGAGTTAGATCCCCG GTATGAAGACTATGTGGACCAGCATTATAAAGAGTTCCTCAAGAACCAGGGCAAAGTGGACTCG CTGGTGGGTGTGGATGTGGCGGCTGCTTTGGACCTGTATGTGGAGCAGGGCCAGTGGGACAAGTGTGTTGAAACAGCTACCAAGCAG AACTACAAGATTCTGCACAAGTACGTGGCTTTGTATGCGACTCACCTGATCCGAGAGGGCGACTATGCCCAGGCGCTGGCCCTGTATGTGCAACACGGAGCCCCTGCTAACCCACAG aacttCAACATCTACAGAAGGATCTTCACTGACATGGTGAGCTCCCCTGGGACCAACAGTGCCGAGGCCTATCACAACTGGGCTGACCTTCGGGACGTCCTCTTCAACCTG TGTGAAaacttggtgaagtccagtgagGCAAACTCTCCAGCCCATGAGGAGTTCGAGACCATGCTGCTGATCGCCCATTACTATGCCACTCGCTCTGCGGCCCAGAGCATCAAACAGCTG GAAACTGTGGCTGCCAGGCTTTCTGTTTCACTCTTACGTCACACCCAGCTACTACCTGCAGACAAGGCCTTCTATGAAGCAGGCATTGCTGCCAAG GCAGTTGGCTGGGAGAACATGGCCTTCATCTTCCTCAACCGCTTTTTGGATCTGACAGAT GCAATCGAAGAAGGGACTCTGGATGCCCTTGACCACTCTGACTTTCAGGATACAGACATTCCCTTTGAGGTGCCACTCCCAGCCAAGCAGCACGTCCCG gaggctcagagagaagaagTTCGAGACTGGGTGCTCACAATCTCAATGGACCAGCGGTTGGAGCAGGTTCTGCCTCGGGATGAGCGTGGTGCCTacgaggcttccctggtggcggccAGCACTGGAGTTCGGGCACTGCCCTGCCTCATTACAG gaTACCCCATTCTGAGGAACAAAATTGAATTTAAGCGGCCAGGGAAGGCAGCTAACAAGGACAACTGGAATAAGTTCCTTATGGCCATCAAG ACCTCCCACAGCCCTGTGTGCCAAGACGTGCTGAAGTTCATCAGTCAGTGGTGCGGGGGACTGCCCAGCACCAGCTTCTCCTTTCAGTAA
- the KRTCAP3 gene encoding keratinocyte-associated protein 3 isoform X1: MRCRCRVCVFDAARGPRRLMHVGLALILVGHVNLLLGAVLHGTVLRHVANPRGAVTSEYTTANVISVGSGLLVSGAGPWGGRLALESGAGLRFCFFQSVSVGLVALLASRNLLRPRLHWALLALALVNLLLSAACSLGLLLAVSFTVANGGRRLIADCHPGLLDPLLPLDQGSGHTDCPFDPTRIYDTALALWIPSLLMSAAEAALSGYCCVAALTLRGVGPCRKEGLQEQLEELTELELPKCKQQENEQLLDQTREIRISQKSWV, from the exons ATGAGGTGCCGCTGCCGCGTCTGCGTTTTCG ACGCGGCCCGGGGGCCCCGGCGGCTCATGCACGTGGGCCTGGCGCTGATCCTGGTGGGCCACGTGAACCTGCTGCTGGGGGCCGTGCTGCACGGCACCGTCCTGCGGCACGTGGCCAATCCCCGCGGCGCCGTCACCTCGGAGTACACCACCGCCAATGTCATCTCCGTGGGCTCCGGGCTGCTGGTGAGCGGGGCCGGGCCGTGGGGCGGGCGGTTGGCGCTGGAGAGCGGCGCGGGCCTCAGGTTTTGTTTCTTCCAGAGCGTTTCCGTGGGACTTGTGGCCCTTTTGGCATCCAGGAACCTTCTTCGCCCACGACTG CACTGGGCCCTGCTGGCACTAGCCCTGGTGAACCTTCTCTTGTCTGCTGCCTGCTCCCTGGGCCTCCTCCTTGCTGTGTCATTCACCGTGGCCAACGGCGGCCGCCGTCTTATTGCTGACTGCCATCCAGGACTGCTGGATCCTTTGTTACCACTGGACCAGGGGTCTGGACACACCGACTGCCCCTTTGACCCCACAAGAATCTAT GATACAGCCTTGGCTCTCTGGATCCCTTCTTTGCTCATGTCTGCAGCTGAGGCTGCTCTATCTGGTTACTGCTGTGTGGCTGCGCTCACCCTACGTGGGGTTGGGCCCTGTAGGAAGGAAGGGCTACAGGAGCAG CTGGAGGAACTGACAGAGCTTGAACTTCCTAAATGTAAGCAGCAGGAAAATGAGCAGCTACTGGATCAAACTCGAGAAATCCGGATATCACAGAAAAGTTGGGTTTAG
- the KRTCAP3 gene encoding keratinocyte-associated protein 3 isoform X2, which yields MRCRCRVCVFDAARGPRRLMHVGLALILVGHVNLLLGAVLHGTVLRHVANPRGAVTSEYTTANVISVGSGLLSVSVGLVALLASRNLLRPRLHWALLALALVNLLLSAACSLGLLLAVSFTVANGGRRLIADCHPGLLDPLLPLDQGSGHTDCPFDPTRIYDTALALWIPSLLMSAAEAALSGYCCVAALTLRGVGPCRKEGLQEQLEELTELELPKCKQQENEQLLDQTREIRISQKSWV from the exons ATGAGGTGCCGCTGCCGCGTCTGCGTTTTCG ACGCGGCCCGGGGGCCCCGGCGGCTCATGCACGTGGGCCTGGCGCTGATCCTGGTGGGCCACGTGAACCTGCTGCTGGGGGCCGTGCTGCACGGCACCGTCCTGCGGCACGTGGCCAATCCCCGCGGCGCCGTCACCTCGGAGTACACCACCGCCAATGTCATCTCCGTGGGCTCCGGGCTGCTG AGCGTTTCCGTGGGACTTGTGGCCCTTTTGGCATCCAGGAACCTTCTTCGCCCACGACTG CACTGGGCCCTGCTGGCACTAGCCCTGGTGAACCTTCTCTTGTCTGCTGCCTGCTCCCTGGGCCTCCTCCTTGCTGTGTCATTCACCGTGGCCAACGGCGGCCGCCGTCTTATTGCTGACTGCCATCCAGGACTGCTGGATCCTTTGTTACCACTGGACCAGGGGTCTGGACACACCGACTGCCCCTTTGACCCCACAAGAATCTAT GATACAGCCTTGGCTCTCTGGATCCCTTCTTTGCTCATGTCTGCAGCTGAGGCTGCTCTATCTGGTTACTGCTGTGTGGCTGCGCTCACCCTACGTGGGGTTGGGCCCTGTAGGAAGGAAGGGCTACAGGAGCAG CTGGAGGAACTGACAGAGCTTGAACTTCCTAAATGTAAGCAGCAGGAAAATGAGCAGCTACTGGATCAAACTCGAGAAATCCGGATATCACAGAAAAGTTGGGTTTAG